A single window of Acidobacteriota bacterium DNA harbors:
- a CDS encoding serine hydrolase domain-containing protein, which yields MRVPHTCKRILALVVLILITATPSFGLNNSYEEFSARVDSIFTAETAADAPGAAAAVIEHGNVIYCRCFGLANLEHKVSITNETVFNLASVTKQFTSLAVLLLEQEGKLHLDDDIHKYFPELPEYDATVTLRNLLNHTSGLWEYSKMFRYYGGHKPADYTSIEEVLALLKGQDQLLFAPGSQWVYCNTNYALLGELVARVTGESLASWTADHIFKPLGMEHTLFQDDCFRVIPNGADCYYKTDGIYYEDPRNSDVVGPSYLYSTIDDMTLWLDNFRQRTVGGDSLIERMCRKSTLTDGSESSYGYGLGILERNDRQIISHSGQTGSFNTMVIYVPEDELGMAILANNRGIRAERLAYRILDLFYGKEEKQQEAVQAAEPEPFISLDSANMEGLEGAYLIDGNMGKLLLSRLGRGFYGIFDGYASDFFRPISDSQFVNNLRNVSISIHRDGGRKAARLMLDLKKSGNIMWASRIDAPMVTSEQLAADYAGTYYSDALGIAYNVIVDDDKLVIRHHRYSDRPLQLTDKDEFVGDIGIVRFSRNEQGLVVTFGISDEDTNFRPLIFKRM from the coding sequence ATGCGCGTTCCCCACACATGCAAGCGTATTCTGGCTCTCGTTGTACTTATCTTGATAACAGCAACCCCATCCTTTGGGCTGAACAACAGTTATGAGGAATTCTCGGCACGTGTTGATAGCATCTTTACTGCTGAGACAGCAGCCGATGCGCCGGGTGCCGCGGCTGCTGTTATCGAACACGGTAATGTGATTTACTGTCGATGTTTCGGATTGGCCAATCTCGAACACAAGGTGTCTATAACCAACGAGACCGTCTTCAATCTGGCCTCTGTTACTAAACAGTTCACGTCCCTGGCAGTGTTGCTCCTGGAGCAGGAGGGGAAGCTGCACCTTGACGACGATATTCACAAATACTTCCCTGAGCTCCCTGAATATGATGCTACTGTAACTCTCCGTAATCTCTTGAATCACACCAGCGGTCTCTGGGAATACAGCAAGATGTTCCGGTATTATGGAGGCCATAAACCCGCTGATTACACCTCCATTGAAGAAGTCCTTGCTCTGCTGAAAGGCCAGGATCAGTTGCTGTTTGCTCCCGGCAGTCAGTGGGTATACTGCAACACCAACTACGCCCTTCTGGGAGAATTGGTAGCGCGGGTGACCGGGGAATCCCTGGCGTCGTGGACGGCAGATCACATTTTCAAACCTCTTGGAATGGAACACACTTTGTTTCAGGACGACTGTTTTCGGGTTATTCCCAACGGAGCCGACTGCTACTACAAAACCGACGGCATTTACTACGAAGATCCTAGAAACAGCGATGTTGTCGGCCCCAGCTATCTCTATTCCACGATTGACGACATGACCTTATGGCTTGACAATTTTCGGCAACGTACCGTGGGAGGAGACAGCCTGATCGAAAGAATGTGCCGGAAAAGTACGCTGACTGATGGCAGTGAGAGTTCCTATGGCTATGGCCTGGGTATTCTCGAACGCAACGACAGACAGATCATATCTCACTCCGGCCAAACCGGCAGTTTCAACACTATGGTAATATACGTGCCGGAGGACGAACTCGGCATGGCCATACTGGCCAACAACCGCGGCATTAGAGCGGAACGACTGGCTTATCGGATTCTGGACCTTTTCTATGGCAAGGAAGAAAAGCAACAAGAGGCGGTGCAGGCCGCCGAACCAGAACCGTTTATTAGTCTTGATTCGGCCAATATGGAAGGTCTCGAAGGCGCTTACCTTATTGATGGGAATATGGGAAAGCTCTTGTTGAGTCGTCTGGGGCGCGGCTTTTATGGTATCTTCGATGGCTATGCCTCAGATTTCTTTCGCCCTATTTCCGACTCACAGTTCGTGAATAATCTCCGCAACGTGAGTATTAGTATACATCGTGATGGTGGCAGGAAAGCTGCGCGTCTAATGCTCGATCTCAAAAAATCAGGGAATATCATGTGGGCGTCCCGCATCGATGCACCGATGGTGACCTCGGAGCAGCTGGCAGCCGACTATGCCGGCACGTATTATTCCGACGCCCTCGGTATAGCCTACAACGTAATTGTTGATGACGACAAACTTGTGATTCGGCATCATCGATACAGCGACCGACCATTGCAGCTGACAGACAAGGATGAATTTGTAGGCGACATCGGGATAGTCCGCTTTTCAAGGAATGAGCAGGGTCTGGTTGTCACCTTTGGCATTTCGGATGAAGACACGAATTTCAGGCCGCTGATCTTCAAGCGGATGTAG